One Oceanicoccus sagamiensis genomic region harbors:
- a CDS encoding chemotaxis protein CheW, whose protein sequence is MSGELQSTIAANELATLLIPMSGKQLVLPNVSVAEIIPYIEPQADDDKPDWYLGAFNWRNTDVPLVSFEAMNGESSGGQGKDRRIAVLNGLVDNQRLPFCGIVTEGVPRLMRIMPDEVSADEGATKGPSELSSVMVSGEKAVIPDVDFIQQEVLNVL, encoded by the coding sequence ATGAGTGGAGAATTACAGTCGACAATCGCGGCTAATGAGTTGGCAACACTCTTAATACCCATGAGTGGCAAGCAGTTAGTACTGCCTAATGTATCCGTGGCAGAAATTATCCCCTATATCGAGCCGCAGGCCGATGATGATAAACCGGACTGGTATTTGGGTGCCTTTAATTGGCGCAACACCGATGTGCCATTAGTGTCTTTTGAAGCGATGAATGGTGAGTCTTCAGGTGGCCAGGGTAAGGACCGTCGTATCGCCGTGCTCAATGGTCTGGTGGATAACCAGCGATTGCCTTTTTGCGGAATTGTTACCGAAGGTGTACCCAGATTAATGCGCATTATGCCCGATGAAGTATCGGCGGATGAGGGAGCTACCAAGGGGCCGTCGGAATTATCAAGCGTTATGGTCAGTGGTGAAAAAGCGGTTATTCCTGATGTTGATTTTATTCAGCAAGAAGTTTTAAACGTCCTGTAG
- a CDS encoding chemotaxis protein CheB has translation MSELIMPRIGLVTDSDLNRYVLQAVLAEGHYELAGSFDRTTLSAYLSEHKTTPDIDGWLVDIDDNDIQQSLDLLLGQSDLPLLVNDDIPPVQDAKDHEIWQRRLLEKLEVLVIRSVESVESALPVEMSANKVWVLVASMGGPDAVKRFLTTLPQALPIAMVYGQHIETNFDGLLTSAVTGHDYPMQLVSGEQQLVSGEILVVPVDHQLRFLSRGRVVETRKAWAGSYQPALDQVIADLARVYRQNLGVIVFSGMCNDGEIGCRVAKACGGTVWAQTPESCLSPDMPNAAISTGCVSRQGTPEQLAEALAAELNI, from the coding sequence ATGTCAGAGCTTATTATGCCGCGCATTGGTTTGGTTACCGACAGTGACCTTAATCGCTATGTATTACAGGCAGTGTTAGCAGAAGGTCATTATGAGCTGGCCGGGTCTTTTGATCGAACAACGTTATCGGCTTATCTGAGTGAACATAAAACGACGCCCGATATTGATGGCTGGTTAGTTGATATCGATGATAACGATATCCAGCAATCGCTGGATTTATTATTGGGGCAAAGTGATTTACCGCTACTGGTTAACGATGATATTCCGCCAGTACAAGACGCCAAAGACCATGAGATTTGGCAGCGGCGCTTATTAGAAAAATTAGAAGTGCTGGTGATCAGAAGTGTGGAGTCGGTAGAGTCTGCACTGCCGGTCGAGATGTCGGCCAATAAAGTTTGGGTGCTGGTGGCATCAATGGGTGGGCCCGACGCAGTAAAACGTTTTTTAACCACCTTACCGCAAGCGCTGCCGATTGCTATGGTGTATGGCCAGCATATAGAAACCAACTTTGATGGTTTATTGACTAGCGCCGTCACCGGCCATGATTACCCCATGCAATTAGTCAGTGGTGAGCAGCAGTTGGTCAGTGGGGAGATTTTAGTTGTTCCGGTTGACCATCAATTACGTTTTTTATCTCGGGGTCGTGTGGTTGAAACGCGAAAAGCCTGGGCCGGTAGTTACCAGCCCGCGCTAGACCAGGTGATTGCAGATTTGGCCCGAGTCTACCGACAAAATTTAGGTGTGATTGTGTTTAGTGGTATGTGCAATGATGGCGAAATTGGTTGCCGCGTTGCCAAAGCTTGCGGTGGAACCGTTTGGGCGCAAACACCAGAAAGCTGCTTAAGCCCCGATATGCCCAATGCCGCGATCAGTACCGGCTGTGTATCAAGGCAGGGCACACCTGAGCAATTGGCCGAAGCACTGGCCGCAGAATTGAATATTTAG